Genomic window (Juglans microcarpa x Juglans regia isolate MS1-56 chromosome 2S, Jm3101_v1.0, whole genome shotgun sequence):
atatatagcatatacatatatatttctgGACGGCAACATTGGCAAGCatcttttccttccttttaaTACAGCAAGATCcgaaaaaattaaacataaatagagagagagagagagagagagagagagggtagcAAATAGCTTGCTTAATTTGGTCACGTATTATTTAGGAAATAGAATCATATATCAATGAATGACCGCCGCAACCAGCGCTGTTTCCGATGAACAGGTGGAGATCAATAGCATGCAACCACCCCGGCCAGTACTCCATCAAAcctctatctatctatatattggcatcaatttctttataaatttctcttattatataAACCCATTTAAATTACGTTGACACCATTCCAACCATCCATAcattatcaaattatattatattatattgatcTACTCAAGTCATGTATATTTCGTTTTCATGTCCATTCATCCGATACCTTGCCTTTCTCCTTGATTTCTATATCTATATACTTACCCATATAACCAAATAGTACGATTCCACGCtcattttcattgattttgaaCCACATCAATTGATTTTGAAtgattttactaaaaaaaaaattctcatttatAGCGTTAATTAATACAGTTGGAGGCGATTATACGCTATTATTTCACTGTTTGTCGGCTTCCGGCCGCAGTGTCATTTTAACTCCCCTACATATAACCCAGGCCGCCCCCAATCGAATCCACAATTAACAGAGACGGACAGAGAGAgtccataataatattattgcaaAGAAAGCCGAGGACATTTTGATGGCAAACCGTGTCACAGTTCATTCGAAGCTCCTCAAAAGTCTCCGCTTTTCCACCGTCCATCTCACCCACAGTAgtcctccacctcctcctcctcaaccCAACCTCCCAAGACCCCTCCTGATCTCCTCCCTCAACCTCCATGATACTCAGAAGCTCTTCTCTTCCTTACCAACCACTCACCTCTTGCGTGCCTCCGCCAACCTCCACGCCGCGTCCCTCGAGCCCTTTGTCGATTTCGGAACATGGCTCCTCAACTCCAAGCTCATGGACCTCTACTTGCTCCGGGCTCCCATATTCGCAGCTCTCAGGCACACCTTTTACCATCACTTTTGTGCCGGCGAGGACACAGTCGCCGCTGGACACACCGTCCGTAGCCTCCACAGTGCCGGCCTCAGTGCCATGCTAACCTACGCCGTCGAATACGCCACCGACAATGAGTCCTGCGATCGCAACTCCGATGCCTTCCTTCACAAAGTCGAGTCCGCCAAGTCTCTTCCATCTTCTTCCGTAAGTTTTCGATCGTACGTCTTCATACCTCAGAGATTAGTTTATTTTGAAGTCTTCTCGATCtgaacaaacatatatatttaaagaactGATTTACAAGCGGGCTATATTAATTTCATTGcaaaatattagatatataagATCATtattttcaactaaaaaaaaatcatctctcataaaacgtaaagaaaatacaaaaaaagaatggttttttttttagatcgaaatttattttcttttgcttggCAGTGAGATAGAAATGTTAGTATCATGAATCTTTCCTTCGTTCTTTCTTGTTGTGTATGACGTCACTGATTGCCTGTTTATGGGACGAGGGCCAGTTCACTCCCAAGTGGCAATATTTGTAGGTTCACCAATAGGGAAAAGCTCAAGTGTTGTGGACCCACCTGTTAGGGATACAACGGGAAAGAGAGGAACatttgcaggaaaaaaaaacgtTGTTAAAGCTGTAGAATGATCATTCTACAAATGAAATTTCTAATCAGTAATCACAGTCACTGGCacataggatttttttttttttttttttggggaaatTTGCCGTATTTAATCATCTGGAAAATTATATGGAGCATTACGTTTCCTTGTCCTATTAGAGATGAatgttttgggaaaaaaaaagtacaatacTTTAATTTCcactaccttttcaaattcaaagagtGCAAAAAAATTGCCAGTTTTCTTGAGAAAAGCTCTACTTTTATTTCAGTACTATCCAAACTGTTTGTACGCTATGGAAAATTTCAATGATACTTGCCAAAAGGATAGTTGAATTTGAGTTCTTCCTCATTTTGTTGTGAAGTTGGGTCTGACCGTGTTTAGAACAGGAGTAATTGAtaatgaaggttttttttttgtttcaaaaggTGAGCTCTGTAGTTGTGAAAATCACTGCTATTTGCCCCAAGAAGCTGCTTGAGCGGGTAAGTGACTTGCTGAGATGGCAACACAAAGACCCTTCTTTCAATCTGCCATGGAAGCTAGACACCCTTCCCATTTTCTCTGATTCAAGCCCTACCTATCACACCCTCAAAAAGCCAGAACCGCTAACCCCTGAAGAAGAGCATGATCTCCAGTTAGGTCACCAGAGACTGCAAAAAATATGCCAAAAATGTGTAGAAGCAAATATCCCTTTGACGGTTGATGCAGAGCACACACTCGTTCAGCCCGCCATTGATTACTTTACGTACTCTTCGGCAATCTTATACAACAAAGATGATAGTCCAATAATATATGGGACTATTCAATGCTACTTGAAAGATGCAAAAGAAAGGTTGTTGCTCGCATCAAAGGCTGCGGATAAGGCGTGTGTTCCCATGGGGTTCAAATTGGTGAGGGGAGCTTACATGCCAAGTGAAATAAAAACGGCTTCTTCCTTGGGATTTGAATCTCCTATTCACAATGGCATACAGGAAACGCACGCATGCTACAATGACTGTGCTTCTATCATGCTGGACAAGATTTCCAATGGCCCCGGTGCACTTGTTCTTGCAACTCATAATGTTGAATCAGGTGAAGAATCTGAAAGAATATTTCTTGCAAATGTATAATATAAGGCTTCCTGATTTTGAATAATATGTCTAATATTCCAAGATTTTGATGGTAAATAGGGAGACTGGCAGTAGCAAAAGCTCATGATTTGGGTATGGGGAAGATACACCAGAAGCTACAATTTGCACAGCTATATGGTATGGCAGATGTGCTTTCCTTTAGCCTGAAAAATGCAGGGTGTCATGTTAGCAAGTACATGCCATTCGGGCAAGTAGAGATGGTTATCCCATACCTTCTAAGGAGGGCTGAGGAGAATAGAGGTGTTTTATCTGCTTCAACCCTTGACAGGCAACTCATGAGGTAAATAAAAGCAACCTGAGAAATTCTTTTTATGGCACAAGAGTTTGATACGATGATGTTAAGGTGGAGTTTAAATTCCTCTACATGCAGGAAAGAGTTAAAGAGGAGACTAATAGCAGCTGTTTTTTAAAGGGAGGAGGATGGCTTCGAGTAATCTGtacaaacattaaaagaaaCTTGAACAAACAGTAATCAGGCATACTCTGCCTGATCCACATGGGAATTAATGTTAATTATAaaggggaaaggaaaaaaagctACTCCTTACCCATGCATACTCAACCTCCTATTGGAAATCaatctatatatgtttaaatcgtagagttttattttattatgaatgtTTATCTTTTGTCAAAGTTCATTTGATGTTTTTTTGCTTGAAACTTGTAGTAGCTTATTTCGTACATACCCACTAAAGAGAGACCGAGAAAAGTAGGGAGAAAACAAAGGGTATGTCTTGGCAACAAAGAAATTCttgaagatttttcaaaataagcttttcaaatatttcaaaaaataaataaagaaaatattatatccTAAGATGGTCGGTGAGGGGAGGAGAGACTGAGACCACAGGCCggaaaattcattttcttttcaaatgaaAGGAATAAAGGTAATGAATATGTTCCATGTTTACCAAATCTGTCTTGGTCTGGGATAATGAATGAGAAATATGTCCACTATCTTTACAGCTGGACAAAGCGAAATGGTTGGAAACATGGGAATTGTTGTTTATCGGCGCTATCTTATGAAGCATGGTGATTATGaaagtggtactttttttttttccctaggaAATTGAAGTTGGGACTTGAGATCTGGACTATGAGTATCCTCACAATTTGTATTGATGAGTTGGTCGGCCACATGCAAACAGACGACCCTTTGATACGGCATGGGCAGCGGGATCTCTCAAATCTCAATCCCATACGTTTCATATATAGATTGTATAGACATTAccttttttttagatatatatgtgcatgtcaccatattattatataagattCCATACAATGCATTGCTCAGGGACGAAAGAACGCTATTTTGCAACAATtgtctctttttcactcttttcttttctttgtttttgaaCACTCCAAACCATTGAGGAATTCAGAACAACATTATCCATGCACCATCAATTTAAGTCCTACTAAAGCTCCTCCCATTTATATAGCATTGTGCGATGATGCAAAAAGTACAATGCAAAGAATAAGTAGCCCTTCGTACTTCTTAAGCACGCCCTCTCAAAGACTTGCTCTGTCGTCTAATAAGCAAAATGCTCTGTCCATCACATATGGCCGGGATGCTTAACACCACATGACATGGGTTTTGTGGCTGTCAAAATCACACCAAGTGGAATTCCAGTTAGCTGGGAGATCATAGGTTTCGTCCTGTCAATCTGATATTCTGACTAGACTAGAGCGTTGCGTGCACCTTCCATTTGGAAAATGACTTTTCAATCACAAGACAACGGGAACCAACCAACCCATAGAATCCCATCTTTCCACAAGCCGAACAAATTCAATTGGAGATTCCATTGGTCGCTGtcacttttttctttaatcagATCCCAAAGCTAGCTCGTTCACACAAGTTATGATGTCATTGCAGTGCAGTTATTGCAATGATTTCCACAAAAAACGTGGCAGAAATGCTTTGGTCCCGAATTCCGGATCAAAAAGTGTTtcgaatgaattttttttttttttattgattaaaaaaatattttttaacgatattgtaaattttttattttttttaaaagtatttatgatgattaaaaaaaacatgaaaaaaaatagaagtgaaATATACTATTTGTGAAGTTATTCGGGCCACTTTTTCGGTGGCCGTAGGACTCAAAACGTGGTCCTCCCGGTCTTACTGATGGAATCTGAAACTCTGTgacttcatgcatgcatggacctTTATGTCTTCTTAAGGAGTCAGCAGCATGAGTGGAAATAGAACTAGTAATTCTTTACGGTTCAAAACTCGCATACAAAATGAATGGTGAAGTTTTCTAAAATGCTGAGAAGGAACTGGAAGGACAAAAAGGATGTCAAAAGATATGGTAAAAATTTCCAAACGAATTTCCCCAACAAAGATTTATCCGAACCCATGCATAACGACCGGAATGgcataaataattcaaactcATACATGATAGGGATTGCAGACAACACATCCTTTGAGCGTCTATATCCCAAACATGTTTCGGTTGTATTTAGCGGCCCATAGGTCCAATGTAAACTGGGGGACTTGCAATCTTGAGAGGTCGGCAGTTCAACATTACAAAGAGGTTGACAAAACTCAATGATCCCTGGACCAGAATGGCATCTCCTCCCCAATAAAGGATGGAGGAGAGGTCACCAACGTAATCCCCATGTGGGGCATAAGTTTCATGAAGAGTTCGAGGCACCGGTTCTCAAGGCATTGGCAGCTGGTCTGGTCTTGTGGAGGAAGTTTTCATGGTATTGGTTATAGAACAGGGGGCTTCTCTTTTTTGACAAGGAatgcaaaaaaattatagaaggGCACATCCTAGTCCACACGAAGTATACAAAGCATACACTCGACTagctagaagaagaaaaggagcaAAACTACTTCCACTCGAAATGACTGGAGATTTGGGTGTATGCGTTCAACCAAGCTAAGAGCCATCGCCACAACTTCCAAAGATGCCTCCGAGTCCCGACTGTAGGCGCAGTTTTGTGCCTCCTAAAGCCGTGATATGGATTTCGTTTATTGACAAGTAAAGCCATGATATGCCTCAATAAAACACTAGGCAACCATAATTATCAGCTGAAAGTTTGATAGCCCAACGGGCCTTGCAATCCAGCCTGTCTGGTGTCATTTCTTCCTACCAGAGAGGGAATCCATGGGAACAGTTTCCCAAGCTCCTTGCTTAATGTACCACGTCTCAGCTGCTTATCATTGATGCCAAATTTTGCTCTTTCGATGGCTTGCATTACATCTTCCATCGACACATTTTCACTACCTGGAAAAGCAAGAAGAAATTACATCTACATTTACTGGTCCATTATTCACAAGGAAAACAGAAAATCCACacagaggaaagaaaagaggGGAGCGATGGGCAGTTTCAATGATATTGAAGAAGTTTTCTTCAACCTCACCTCTACGAGCAGAAAGCAAAGCAGCTTCATTGACGATGTTTGCAAGATCAGCACCTACAAAACCTGGAGTCAGAGAAGCAACCAGATCACAGATAAGTTGTGTGTCATCTTCTAGCGGAACTCCTCTCAAATGCACAGCCAATATCCTTTTCCTTCCTTCAATGTCTGGTTCTCCTACAAGAACTTTTCTGGAGAAGCGACCAGGCCTACATAGGGCTGGATCCAATGCTTCAGGTCTATTTGTGGCTGCAATAACAACCACTTTCATGTCCGACTCAAATCCATCCATTTCTGTCAGCAACTACAAAAGCAGGAATGGGCATAAAAACCAGTTAAAAAAATGGAACTTCCATTGCAAAAAATTGCAAACTAAGCTTTCGGATCATGAAAGGAAATGATCCGATGATTTTGATGTACAGTAAAAGTATACGCTAAAAAAAGCAGTAGTctggaaaagaaaagcaaaacttCTGACTCTCTGAGGGGGATGCATatgtttatcaataaaaattaaaaaataaaaaaaaataaaaaaaatcagaacaaAGTAATTCTGATTCTTTTTTTGGATAATTCAGTAGGTTTGACAATAATTCAAACTTTCTGGATAATTAGGAATCATGCTCTACAAAATGGAATTACATAGTTATAATGCAACAGGTTACTTGAACTAACAACTCATTTGACATAATAGTGATTTAAAAACGAGAACAATGTAAAAATGCTAGTTGATTTGAGTTTTTACCTGGTTTAGTGTTTGATCACGTTCATCATTGAAGCTTCTACCGCGTTTCCCTCCAACTGCATCAAGTTCGTCAATGAATATGATAGAAGGAGCACACTTCCTTGCCACACTAAAGAGATCTCGAATACGAGCCGCTCCTCTTCCAACAAACAACTCCACAAATTCACTTGCAGAAACAGGGAAAAATGGTACTCCGGCTTCCCCAGCCACTGCACGGGCTAATAATGTTTTTCCTGTTCCTGGAGGGCCCACCAGCAATACACCTCTAGGTAGCTTTGCTCCTAGCTTCTGATAGTTAACATCTCCTTGCAGGCATGAAACTATCTATACAAGTCAACTGTCAATAAATAGTAAAGGAAGAAAACTACATCGAAAGTCAGAGCCAGCGCACTTAGTTCACATAATGTCCACTTGGACAATAAACAACAGTCTTGTCAGTCAGCTTTCATGCAAACGAAGAAGCTtccaaatgattttttctttttctttttgataagcaaGCTTTCACAAGAATGTTAATGACAACCGATGAGAAAGCCAAAGGGCCAGTAACATGCATGTAAAGTAAGAGAACTAGACTGTGAAAGATATCCCCAAGAAAGGGGAAAAACACTCGTACCTCCTCGTTATTGGCCATGTTAAAGCTACCAATGCAACTATGTCTTATCAAATTAGAAATGCAACAACCTCATGCATTGGATGTATTTTCAAGGACTGAATCTTACCTCCATAAGCTCCACCTTAGCAGCATCAACACCCTCCACATCGTCAAACCCAACCATCTCAGTATTAGGTTTCCGTTTTCTTGCTGGACTATTTGCAGAAGAAAGTTGCCGATAAAGAAGCCACATCAAAGGAATCAGAGGAATCCACAAAAATATCACAGTAATTAAAGTACTCCTCATCGACGTCAACACTGATTGAGGGGCCGAGCTATACTTAACTCCCTTTTCTCTCATCAAACTAAGGAGAAATTTTTCATCACGATCAATTTTTCTTGTGGAATAGTGCCACTCTGGGCTAGAAGCTCGAGTACTCAAAAATCTTTTCAATACATTCAAATTCACTACTTGGCTGGCTCTTGTACTGTCATCTGTTGCAACCTTAGCGGATTTATTCTGAATTGTAACATTTACTACTGGTGATTCCTCATGTGACTCTCCAGTACTCTCAACACCCTCCAAATTTGTATTGTAAAACATCCGACGAGATCCCTCTTCAAATAAAACCTGCGTAACAGACCCATTTTGAAGGCTTAATATCAAGTCTGAATATGGAACAACTTTTGGAGCCGGCAATGCCGATAATTTCAAACACAAATAGAAGACCCCCAATGCAATAGAAATTGAAGTTGAAAGCGCCACTCGTCTTATATTCTTCCGCAAAAGTGTTccaatatcatttaaaatagaCCTAATCGAAAGCATTTTTAGTCTTATGCTCAATAGCCTTAACCTCGGACGTAATCTTAATGAGAACCTTTTTCTTAATCTCGCAGAATCATTCTCTCTTTTACCTACGTGGATCTGCTTATCTCCGGTGTGTCCACTACTCAGTGGTTCCATTCCATTGTTACGAGACAGTCCACGTTGAGTTTTACAACAAATATAAAACCCCAAGCCAAATTTCCTACCAATCAGCGAACTAAGCTTATTGTTCCAGGACAATCCATGTTGAGATTTCCCACCTCTATAGAACCCCAGAGACGGAAAGTCAAGTGAACTACGCAGCGAACCTCTATATCTTTCCAAACACTTGTTTTTTCCACTAGGAGCTCCCAATTTCTCCGGAGAAATAAGAAAACCATTGTTGCAAACAACAGAAAAACAAGCCATCTTATGCTTAATAACCTTAAACGGGCAAAAAggttgagttttggaaaaacGATAAATTGCAATGAGAGAAACACTTGCTAGAGCTGCGACAGACCCGATAAAGTAAATAGCTTTAGGGGATATTACCTGGTCCTAACAGCGTCAGGGAATGAGACGGAGATGGAAAAATGGAACTTTCTTTGGCTGCGGAGTGGGAGAAGATAAGAAACAGGGAGAGGGCTTTCACGTTTTATAGAAGATCTCTAAGGATTACAAGAGAGCCGCAAAGCAAACCTCGTGTTGCACACGGAAGCAGGACAAATATCTctaaattcttttataattaacttaaGCATTCTCTCAAATTTCCATTTTAGTGCCAAATGGTATGtcatattgattttatttttatttgtaaatcttaaattcaaaaatatcaaaatagtaTATAATTTATGCAAATAGAACTTCTTGGTGTTTTTTTCCTGGGCAAAGTTACAAtaaagctgaaaaaataaataaaatataaattcaggGAAGTGGTACTCGGGGTAAAGCAGCTGGTGGGGATGGGAAATAGGGTCAGCGTGCCAATAGGCAATAAGTGATAAATTGTAGCAAGTTTTCCTTTAAAATTAAAGCATGATTGTCcaaccaacatatatatagccagcccagcccagcccatCTTTGAGGGAAATAGGGTCACTAtgccaaattaaaattaaactgcATGCAATTTCAGCTCACGCACACCTGTCCACGACTCCACACTCCCCACCCGCAATCGCATCTTATCCTCCACGTCCCTAATACTCGAGTCATGATCATTATTTTTGTAGGAGTAATGTTATAGGAAAGTCATTATAATagtgtatattttatatttattacatgactgcttttaatatattttttttttttttaagatttgagagATATATAGTCTATATGATGTCATATCATATGTATAAAATAGTTGCTCTCAACAACGACtgctatctatatttattctttttgtagaggtattttatttttaaattggtatGTGTTAGAGTATATCATCgcattatttacttaattatctttaattatctcatataaacattttattttttaaaatcatataaaatttttattaaatattatctatactttgatttaaaaataaaacttttctccTCTAATATGCATAAAAATAGAATATCTCATCAGACCTTATTTGGTTACACAGTTcaattgagataagataagatattttgttaaaagttgaataaaatattgttagaatatatttttttaatataatttttattttagaatttaaaaaaattaaattatttattatattttgtataaaaatttaaaaaaattataataatgagatgagataattttgtgTATTCAAACTTGGCCACTACTCATAACTTGGTCCACCTACAAATTGTGACGACTTGGAAACTGCAAAAGAAACTTCGATGTAATTAAATTAGATAGCAGCTCACcagagccaaaaaaaaaaaaaaaaaagcagcttACCATAAAATAATTCCTAAATATTAAAGGATCTGAGGCGCGCGCAAACAGAGTCACATATATGTTGTGACTGTTTAGGTTGGCAATTTTTCCACAGAGAAAATACCAAAACGAAGGTACGCTCTACAACTGTAAGGGCAAGACC
Coding sequences:
- the LOC121253305 gene encoding proline dehydrogenase 1, mitochondrial-like, translated to MANRVTVHSKLLKSLRFSTVHLTHSSPPPPPPQPNLPRPLLISSLNLHDTQKLFSSLPTTHLLRASANLHAASLEPFVDFGTWLLNSKLMDLYLLRAPIFAALRHTFYHHFCAGEDTVAAGHTVRSLHSAGLSAMLTYAVEYATDNESCDRNSDAFLHKVESAKSLPSSSVSSVVVKITAICPKKLLERVSDLLRWQHKDPSFNLPWKLDTLPIFSDSSPTYHTLKKPEPLTPEEEHDLQLGHQRLQKICQKCVEANIPLTVDAEHTLVQPAIDYFTYSSAILYNKDDSPIIYGTIQCYLKDAKERLLLASKAADKACVPMGFKLVRGAYMPSEIKTASSLGFESPIHNGIQETHACYNDCASIMLDKISNGPGALVLATHNVESGRLAVAKAHDLGMGKIHQKLQFAQLYGMADVLSFSLKNAGCHVSKYMPFGQVEMVIPYLLRRAEENRGVLSASTLDRQLMRKELKRRLIAAVF
- the LOC121252599 gene encoding probable inactive ATP-dependent zinc metalloprotease FTSHI 3, chloroplastic, producing the protein MACFSVVCNNGFLISPEKLGAPSGKNKCLERYRGSLRSSLDFPSLGFYRGGKSQHGLSWNNKLSSLIGRKFGLGFYICCKTQRGLSRNNGMEPLSSGHTGDKQIHVGKRENDSARLRKRFSLRLRPRLRLLSIRLKMLSIRSILNDIGTLLRKNIRRVALSTSISIALGVFYLCLKLSALPAPKVVPYSDLILSLQNGSVTQVLFEEGSRRMFYNTNLEGVESTGESHEESPVVNVTIQNKSAKVATDDSTRASQVVNLNVLKRFLSTRASSPEWHYSTRKIDRDEKFLLSLMREKGVKYSSAPQSVLTSMRSTLITVIFLWIPLIPLMWLLYRQLSSANSPARKRKPNTEMVGFDDVEGVDAAKVELMEIVSCLQGDVNYQKLGAKLPRGVLLVGPPGTGKTLLARAVAGEAGVPFFPVSASEFVELFVGRGAARIRDLFSVARKCAPSIIFIDELDAVGGKRGRSFNDERDQTLNQLLTEMDGFESDMKVVVIAATNRPEALDPALCRPGRFSRKVLVGEPDIEGRKRILAVHLRGVPLEDDTQLICDLVASLTPGFVGADLANIVNEAALLSARRGSENVSMEDVMQAIERAKFGINDKQLRRGTLSKELGKLFPWIPSLVGRNDTRQAGLQGPLGYQTFS